In one window of Mytilus galloprovincialis chromosome 6, xbMytGall1.hap1.1, whole genome shotgun sequence DNA:
- the LOC143080575 gene encoding tyrosinase-like protein 1: MKLNSFTTTKMKAFLTSLVIFICSVSLTLQMKDPNGTPSNFVECMEYEFIIADAKNISQIEVQKFCKDLLVTQMESMAVEMKNPNITNYIKHLARGIISEIENVNSRQKRSVFRFGNVMRREIREPPYDQVWGCYARGVRRLKNSYDVSNTMNTFDVIASLHTGVAIPVGHDGPGFFSWHKAFLRIMEFAIGCPLPYWDTTLDFPMADPTQSVVWSSKFFGNGYGAITSGPFANLPGVLQPIRNINSAGWLMSRQDIQMALSKPSYFEFTEPSPCYNGNRYAYSMECLHDGTHVWLGGTAEPTATASFDPIFYPLHAFVDKIFGLFRRRMIQEGNAVYPDKQITGHAPTDRMLFYNTFPGIESLTHEDGYGENLDQLVSYTSTPSCPNCAGSDDLYCDTRQNICVSRTRQGLQNMAVNRVPMRTNDGIETAEMMEPDSPVRVQRIMNRFGALPIRGPMFGPVGMRDRRTTGISMRFM, from the exons ATGAAATTGAACTCATTT ACTACCACCAAAATGAAGGCCTTCTTGACATCGCTGGTAATATTCATATGCTCTGTGAGTTTGACCTTGCAAATGAAGGATCCAAACGGTACCCCTAGCAACTTTGTAGAATGTATGGAATATGAATTCATAATAGCAGATGctaaaaatatttcacaaatagAAGTACAGAAATTTTGTAAAGATTTATTAGTAACCCAGATGGAGTCTATGGCTGTTGAAATGAAAAATCcaaatataacaaattatatcaaacatCTCGCGAGAGGGATAATATCCGAGATAGAAAATGTTAATTCCCGGCAGAAGAGAAGTGTTTTCAGATTTGGAAATGTCATGCGACGAGAAATCAGAGAGCCGCCTTATGATCAAGTATGGGGATGTTACGCAAGAGGAGTCAGACGACTTAAGAATAGCTAT gatgTAAGCAATACAATGAATACTTTTGACGTCATCGCATCTTTACATACTGGAGTTGCTATACCAGTAGGTCATGACGGACCTGGATTCTTCAGCTGGCATAAAGCCTTTCTACGCAT aaTGGAATTTGCCATTGGTTGTCCATTACCTTATTGGGATACTACATTAGACTTTCCTATGGCCGACCCCACTCAGTCCGTTGTCTGGTCTTCTAAATTTTTTGGTAATGGTTATGGTGCGATTACCTCCGGTCCTTTTGCCAATTTACCTGGAGTATTGCAACCCATAAGAAATATAAATAGTGCCGGTTGGTTAATGTCTAGACAAGATATTCAAATGGCACTTTCTAAACCCAGTTATTTCGAATTCACTGAACCATCACCTTGTTACAATGGAAATCGTTATGCTTATAGTATGGAATGTTTACATGATGGTACGCATGTCTGGCTAGGTGGCACTGCTGAGCCAACTGCCACAGCTTCTTTTGATCCAATATTTTATCCCTTGCATGCTTTTGTGGATAAAATATTTGGATTATTTAGAAGGAGAATGATACAAGAAGGAAATGCAGTTTATCCAGACAAACAGATAACAGGGCATGCACCTACAGACCGAATGTTATTTTATAACACTTTTCCTGGTATAGAATCTTTAACACACGAAGATGGATATGGTGAGAATCTGGATCAGCTAGTTAGCTATACCTCTACTCCGTCATGCCCAAATTGTGCCGGAAGTGATGACCTATATTGTGATACAAGACAAAACATTTGCGTCTCAAGGACAAGACAAGGACTCCAAAATATGGCTGTAAACCGAGTACCCATGCGCACAAATGATGGTATTGAAACTGCTGAAATGATGGAACCCGATAGTCCTGTTCGTGTTCAGAGAATCATGAACCGCTTTGGTGCATTACCAATTCGTGGGCCAATGTTTGGACCAGTGGGAATGAGAGACAGACGAACGACAGGCATTTCCATGAGATTTATGTAA